From the Calonectris borealis chromosome 15, bCalBor7.hap1.2, whole genome shotgun sequence genome, the window GCTGGGAGCAAGCCCACATCCCTGGGGGGTGCTAGCAGCCCCTTGGCTCCCAGCCACAGGCTCCCGTTGGGGTGTCCAGATCTTTCCTGCTTCATCTCTGGGTACCGAATCCCCCTCACCCTGCAACAGGCACGGTGGGGGTGCCAGAGAGGGGACCCCGCTCAGCCCCAGcgcagagctgcagctctggtACGTACGGCTCGGGGCagggcccgccggccccgggggatGCCGGGATCCTGAGAGCTGAGCGCTGGAGCCTGccgccctccagctcctgctccacgGTGAGGGTGAAGAGGCTGCTGGCACTGGGGAGAGGCCGGCGTGCGAGTGGGGCTGCAGCGGTGCCTggagccagccccagcaccccatggcccaATCCTTCCTGACCCTGCGGCATATCGTCTGAATCTCTCACCCCTGCGTGGCTGAGCACCCATCTGCGGGCACCCATCTGCGGGGTGCCAGAATGGCACCCAGCCCCTGGGCATAGACACTGATGGCAGCTTGGGCATCGGGCACGGCAATTTCCATTGCCTCCTCCACCATcctggaagcagagagagacaaGAGCGAGCAAGGAGGGTCACATCCACCTGCCTTCTGAATGCCCAGGCCCCCTGAGGGATACGCCTGGCTGTCCCCTGGCTGGGCACCatgctccctgcccagccccatgcTCGATGTTGGGGTACCAGCCCCCCAGGAGTAGCTGCCCAGCCATGGGGTATCAGGTACCTACAGGCCCAGGGGCGTGACATCCATCACTTGCAGGGCTTGGCCATCAGGACGGAGCAGGTCCCAGGCTTTCTTGGGGGCACAGACCTGGAACGGGCTGCGTTAGGTGGGGGAGCAGAAAGAGGGGGCTGCTGGCATCCCGCACTCACCAGGGCCCCCAGATTGCTCGTGGCCCTGCACAGGTAAGGGCTGGGGAGAGATCTCAGGGTCACGTCCAGCTTTTCCAGGGAAAGACAGAGCCTGGGGAATGCCAGACCGCTGTGCAGAGCTTGGCAGGTCCCTGGCAGCATCCCGGAGCCAAAAGGCAGTGCCCAGCCTGGTGGCAGGAGCTGACATCGCTCCTGTGCCAACCAGGCGCACGCTGGAGGGACCTTCAGGCCACAGGAAGCAGTGGCTGGCAGGAAAAGTCCAGCCAGGTGGTGGGCAGGAAGGTGTCAGAGGGCTCCCCCGTGCCCACCATGCTGCTGGAGCCTGGGAGACCCCCCGTGGGCAGCCCAGGCTTCCCACGCCTGGGAAGTCCTGCAAAGAGGTGAGAAAGCCCGGGATCCGAATGTCTCCAGCCCCTGGTCACCCTCCAGCATAGGGGACTGGATGCCAGTACATGCCCCTTGGCGCAGCAGGGACTGGCCAGCGGCAGAGGGGAacgggacccccaccccagggtatcctggccagccctgctcctgccctaccTGGACCAGGCTGGCAGTTTGCAGGCTCTGTGCACCGCCCCCCATGGCCTCCAGTTCTTGGAAGACGGTGTCGATCACCTGGGGACAAGCTGGGTCAAGCTGGGAGCCGTTGGTTCTTGGCACCTGTGGCTGGGTCTCACACCCATACCAGCAGGACTGGGGTCAGCTGGACGACCTGGGAGCCCAGGACTGTTGCACTGTCACCTCTCCTGTCACCTCTCCCCTGCCATGCCCTGTGCCCTCACCTGCCAGATGATGCTCTGGAATGGCAGCTGGGTCCCAGGGCCATGGGGGTCCCACAGCAGCAGGGACGTGGGGAACCAGGGCCAGCTGGGGTCTTGCCAACTCCAGGACCTTCTCCTGATAGGAGAGACGTAGCCAGCAGAGCAGGGGTGGCATGGCACAgccggcatggcacagcacgggcAGCGCGGTGCAGATTGCCCAGCACAGAGGGCATTGGCATGGATCGGACAGCACAACGCAGGTGGTATGGCAGGGGTAGCCCAGCACGGGTAGCCCAGTATGGATGGCACAGTGTAGATGCACAGCATgcgtggcatggcatggcatcGATGGTATGGCACAGTGGAGCACAGCACACCAGAGAGCATGGCACGGGCAGTAAGGCACAGACAGCGCGGCAGCCACGTCCCAGCACCCAAGAGGAAACAGGGAAGGGGTAAGAAACACCAGCAGAGCCACACATAGGACCAAGCCCCGGGTCCCCGGCACAGCCTACGGCACCTGAGGAGCTggcagtggtgcccagtgcctcTGGGACCACAGCCGGGTGTCCCAGCCCACGGCTCGGGCCAGCACGTCCTTGGGTCCCCACCccctggctggggacaggagCGCAGAAGAAGGACTTGGGGCCCCCAACACCTGTCCTGCATCCAAGCGGAAGATGCCATCGACAGTCAGGCAGCTGTCCTGGCACGAGGGAGGGAGGGTGATAATGTTCAGCTTTCCCCCATCCCAGTATGACCAGTGCAGGCTGAAGGAGGGATTGAGCACACTGGGATGGAGATGGCGGGGGTGGCATGGAGGGCCTGGCACGGGCAGGGGTGAGGGGAGaccgccaggagccccccacaaGAGAGGGGCCCATAGGGGTGTAGGGCAGGATCAGCCCAAGACCCCAGCACCCATCTGGGTCCCGAGTGTGGCAGGTGGCTGGCACAGGGCCCCCTGCTCCTCTCTGGTTCCCTGGGGATCCTCATCCCCTTGATGCCCATGTCCCTGCCACTCTCACCTGGACCTCCTTCCCAGCGAAGAGAAGCTGCAGGGGGTCTTCGCTGCTGGCCGCCCAGCTTTCTCCCGGCCCTGAAAACACGGAGCATGGGGTGGTGTGGGGGGgtcacccccacctgccccagctcTGTCCCCCTGATGCAGCCTGGGGCCAGGTCCCAGGGCTTCACATCATCCCTGAGCCCTCCTGCTATGACCATGGTGCTCAGAGCCACCAGGGTGGGGAGGATGCCCCCTCCCCATCACCACCGCCCAGGCCAGCCCCACCAGCGGTCCCAGTGCCACCACAGCTGTGGTTGCCGCCCTAGTCCGGTTCCCTGGTGTGGGGGTTCGGGCTGAAGGcaggtgtccccagccccagctctacCTGCTGCCCGGCGGAGTCCCACAGCTGCTCGTACGCACCAATCCTGCTTGGCCTGCCGGCACACAGGGCAGAGGGGGAATGAGACGGGTCCTGCCCCACGCACCCGGCACCTGCCAGGAGCTGGATGAgcccctggggagctgggcagcGCCTGGCCATGCCGCACCGAAGGCAGGGGACAGATCCCTCCAAACCACCCTGTGATAGCCTCCACAATGGCACTCGCCTCCCCAGCGTCCACGGCTAGCTCAGTCCCGGCAGCCCTTCAGCTGCTGTTTCGGacagggcaggggatggggtTACACGGGGTGATCGTGTTCGCTTGCATTATTAATGGGTGTCAGGCACAGGCGTGTGGGTAGAGCCGGGCAGGGACCCAGTCCATCCTGGAGGCACCATGTTCTGGAGGCTGAGCCCCACTGGCCAAGGAGTCAGCGGGGCCATGGGAGGCAGGCGGGTGCTGGGACCCACTCACACAATTGGCATGCTCCTGGCTCCAAGAGGGACATCTTTGCAAGCTGGGGACAGGAGATGAGGGACCTTGGACTATCATGAAGGTTTTTCTAGGTACCAGAACAACCACAAACCACAGAATCACATTTATGGGAGATCAGTCATACCAAGAAAGCACAAAGGGAAATGCTGAAGTTGAGGATCTACGTGGTCTGTGGAAATGCAGGCTGTGCATTTGGACAGGACCAGGCACAATGAGGAGATGCACACGTGTCCCTCTGTCTGCCACCATTCCCCTATAGAATGACATTACAACACTGCCCCAATGTCTTCAGGCGTGGGGGTGATGCCAGGCTGGACATGAGCCGTCATTGCAAATGGAGCAAGCAGCATCTGGGGCTCCATCAGTGGCAGAGCAAGGGGTGGGGTTGTGTCTCATGTGAGTGCTGCTAAGGGAAAGCGAATCCTTGGATTCTGGGACACAGGGATTTCTccttcctcatccactggacagcaACTGCTGCTCCCTATTCCCAGGTCCAgccagtagcaaggctgagcacCAACCCCCAAGATGCAAATGCAGGCACCTGATGTACACACGTCCACGCGGGCCAACACAAGCAGAGCAGTGCCTTTGCTAGCACCTGTCTAACCAGCAACAGCGCGCCCATGAGCACAAAGCACACGGGTGGCACGGCCCCATCCCTCCTGTCCAGCTGCTCAGGGCTGACATGGGCTGGTGGCACAACCCCACACCCCCAACCTCGATCCACAGGGGGGTGCACACCCGTGTGCCCTCGAACACGCAGCAGACCCCAAGCCGATCCCGGATCCACGGCTGGACCCTGGGCCCTGTTTGGCCAATCTCCAGCTCCTTGGGTCTTTCCACACTCCGGTTTCTCACCCACCGGCTAGTCCAGCCTGCGTTTGCTCACAGGTCACATGCACGTGTGCGCAAACAGAACAGAGAGTGAGGTGACACAGAAAATACCCAGGAATAACTTTTAATGGGAAGGCAGGACAGACCATGGGGACGAAGTGCAGGGCTTGGCCAGGCGAGCGCTGCCTACCTACGACCAGCCCCCTTCTTCCCCGTCCccattttcccatgcttgttccttCGCGACCCACCCACCGTGATCCTCCCTTTGATCTTCCCATAAGTGTTCCCCAGGAAGTTTTGCACATTCCCCCGATCTCCCTCAGCATCCCATAAtcaattttctctttcctatGAGACGCTTTCTGAATAACCCAGAACCCAAAATAAACGTGTTTTCTTCTTATCAGTTAAAAAGTTTCTGGTTGAACCTCTTCAAGGTCACACTTGAGGGGCTCTTCCACCAGTGCCTTGAGAGCTCGGGTCTCGGTTGCTGTCTCTGTTACCTCCGGCTCATTAGCGTTTGCATATAGGGgtgtttaatttattcattttcctgtcttttgtgatttttctcttaTTCTGAATAGCAGTTAGCAGACATCCTCACAAACCAGACACCCTCAGAGCCATGGCCCAGCCATAGCCCCAGGTGAGGAGCGGTGGAGGATCAGCAGAGGGGCCGCAGAGGCTGCAAGgacggccgggctgggggctcaGGGCTACAAGGTGCGGGGGGCTCTGGGCAGACACCACCAGACCCCAGTGAGGCTTGGGGCATCTGAGCGCTGCCTGCAGCCGTGCGAATTTGATGGAGCTGGACTCCTCTTGTTCAGGGCAGATGATATCACAGGGGCAACGGGTGCACGTTGGGGCCCGGGGAGTTAGAGCTGGCCGTAAGGAAAACCCCTCTGGGAGGGTGCAGCTCTGGGACAGAGCAGGGCCAGGGGCTTTACTTGGGGGTTTCCCCAAAACTTGGATGGGCAAAGCCACAGTCACTGTGGGATAATGCTGGGGACAGTTCTGCTCCACAAGGAAGCCTGGACTGGGGACACTGAGAGAGCCCCTCACCAGCACTTGGGGGTCTTTCCACAGAGCTCCTGGCcttgcagcccctggggctgaGGCCCTGCGGGGAAGCACTGGTGGGAATGGTCACACGTCCCCTTCACACTCTGAGGCAGGGCCGGAGGAGCCTGGGCCTGGATCTGAGCAGGCAGACGGCCCCGGCCACGCCGAGCAGGGTGAGGGCAATGCAGACAGGGGCAATCACCGCAGCGCTGTTACACTGCAGCACCGAGACCGGCACGTCCTTCACCAGCCTGCCCTGGTAGCGAGGGGGCGAGTGGCACCTGTAGTcctggggccagccctgcccaaGGTGCACCAGGCCCGCCAGTGCCtggacccccccggccccagaGCATGAGCAGTTGTAGGGGTTGCCAGCCGCAGTCACATCCCGCAGGTGCCCCAGGAGCTTCACCTCATCCCATGGCAGCTCTGCAATCGAGTTGTTATCCAGGTGGAGGGTGTCCAACGTGGGATAATTCCTCATGGAGGGGGCAGCCTGCAGCACGTTTTGGCTCAGGAAGAGCTTCTTCAGGGAGCTGAGGGAGATGTCTACAGCATGGAGGTGGTTGCAGCTCATGTCCAACACTTCTAGGCTGGGAGGCAGAGGTGTGAGGACTTCATCCAAGCCAGTGTCAGACAAGTTAAAAATTCGGAGGGCCACTGGCCACTGGCAGGAGGAGGACGGGTCTGCCATGAGCTTGTTCTGGCTGAGATCTAAATGCTGGAGCTCACGCAGCAGCTGCATGCTTTCGCACACGCTGTGGTAGGATGTCAGGTTGTTGCGTTGCAGACTCAGTTCCTGGAGCTGAGGGAAAGCCCCCTCGCAAAAGGCGGGCATCAAGCTCTCATCCCCAAGGCTGTTTTGTGCCACGTCCAGGGAGCGCAGAGCTCTGAACACCCTCCCGATGCCACAGGGCAGGCTGGTGACACGGGAGCCAGTGACAGCCAGCTCCTGCAGGGTCTCCAGCCAGCCGCTCAGACTAGAGAAGTCCTGCTCGCGGCCCGTCAGCGGGGCAGATGTCACGTTGTGGAAGCGCAGGGACAATACGGGCAAGCCCTGGCCGGCCATTTCAGCCCAGTTTCCTCTCCCCTCGAAAATGCAGCTCTCAAACACCAGCTCCTGCACGTGGGTGTAGGAGAAGAACTTCAGGACTCGGGCGAGGAGTATCTCAGGCACCAGGAGACcaccaaaaattatttttctgatgtcAAGGGAGCCCACCATTTCAATGGTGGAGGGGTCCAGGTCGTTGATGGGGAAGGCTACATATCTCTCCAGCTCTCCCCCCCAAAACTCCACGACAgaggctgggaggcactggaTGATGCTGCTCAGGCTTTCCTGGGACAGGTTGTAGCACACACAGTGCTTCTCAGTGCGATTGAAGAAACACCTGCCTTCTGCCTCCAACAGCCGCAGTcccaggaggaggagaacagccACGTTCATGGTGAACAGCCTAGAAATGAGGAGAGCAACGGTGAAAGGCAGCACTCTTGAGGCAGTGGCAGCTGAGGGGACCATTCAGATCCAGCCGACAGGAGGGCTGACTTGGGCAGGTTCAGCCCCGGAGAGCCACCCCTCAGGGACACAGCGCTGCCCTCACCGCTCCTGCCCAACTGCCCTTCGCTGCCCACACCGCATCAACACCCGCCTGGCTACTCAGCCATGACTCAGGGCAAAGCTCCAAGCTCGTTTCACCAGTGAAACACCCAAGAGCTACACCCGTGCCACTCACTCCTTGGCAGGGAGTCAGTGACACTGGTCTCACCCCACCCCAAAAGCAGGGGTTCAGCAAGGCAGGGTGGCTTTTCCCGAGGCAGCAGGCGCCAGGCTCTGCGCCTTCCTGCCCGGGCTGCCTTGCTGCAGAGACCCCGTTCCTAAGTGACCAGGAAATCCCACGGATCAGGAGAAACTGGAAATGCCGAGTTACAGACAGTGAAGCCAGATATATCAGTCTGACCACAGGACGGGAGAGCCACAgttctgtttgtttctctgcGTGGCACGCGATGTAATCTGGGGCAGGAAATTGCAACAGAGGgcttcatattttcctttttctaaccCAGCAATTTGATTCATTACCAGCCTCCAACGGGACGGTAGAAAATAACTTTTGAGGGTCTGTACGCATCCCTGGCAGCACCGAGTATTGCTTTGCTGTCCAGCTGACGGGAGAGTCTTAACAACAGATTGcaaaaaagcagcaagcaaagATTTGAAAGGCTCCTAAGAATGTGCTGACTCAGCTCTGTCCGAGCACCCAGACGGGGCAGCGGCAAGGAGTCTTCGGGGGTCTCCAGTCTGACCTCCTGCTTCAAGCAGGTCTGTTGACAGCACTAGCCCTGATCAGCCACAGCTTTTCCTGGCCGTGTCTCAAAAACCTCTGAGGACAGAGCTCTCCCTACCTCTCTGTGCCATCGTGGGGCTGCACCACCCTCCCGGGGAGAAGCTCTCCTCCAGCATTTGTGCGAAGCCCCCCTCGCTGCGGGGGGGCACGAAGCGGGGGTGGGTTTGTCCAGTGACTCACCAGCCAGCTCACGACTGAAATGTTTCCTTGTCCCACAGCTGGTTCCTCTAGCTGCTGCCAAATCCAAGGCGTAGGTGCCAAAGGCTCTGCAAGTGCCCAGCTCTCTCCTGCGCCTGATCCTCCCTTGCCTCCAGCCGAATGAGACCTCAGTGCCTGCAGGTGTCTTCCAGCTGCCGTTGGCACTTCCGCAGCATTTAGATCCGCACGGTCAGGGCTGGCGGGCACCTGGAGGCAGGTTCCTGGGTGCTGCCCTTGCTCCCTCTGCGTGACTTCCTGAGCTGGACGGGGCCGGCTGTGCCACGGGAAGCAACGCGCCACACAGCAACCGCCCAAATCACTTCTGCTTCGCTTCCCCCGGCTCTGGGCTGGGAAGGGTTTTGGTCTAAGTGCCAATGCTGCTCACTTTCCTAGGAAGGATCAGGGAAGAAAGTGCAGTAAAGGTGCCCTAAACGCACTCTGGGGACCAGTCCAAACACACCTTTGCTTCCAGATGCTCTGGACTTGCTATGCCTCAGAGCCcactgggtgctgagcaccctgcaGGAGGCAATGCAGAAGGGTACGGGACTGtcgtacccagcatccagaccaTCGCCAGATGCCCGTGTCTCACataggatggggacaggacaaaTTCCCATCCACTGTGCGCACAGCCCAACGCTGTGAGGGGCACTTCTTCACCCAAGATCAGCTTCCTTGGCAACCTGGCTATTTGGCTTGGCCAAGGATTTCACATCCCTTGCCCCGTGCTCCTTAGGCAGCTGGTGGCTGCACCTATGCCAAAATGTTAATGCTCCCTGTCAGCGAGTGGAGACCACCAGGCATTTGGAAAGAtccatcagggttttttttccccagggattTCTCTGCCTATGTTGGATTTCAGAAAGGCAACAAAACTGCACAGCTAGAAGATGCAATTCccagtttgtttttaatgcagcATTGCAGAAAGACACTATCAATGTGAGAAGAGTTGGGGCAGAAGCTGCCTGTCCCATGTGCTCTGGCACTCTGCTGCTGGGGTGGCTGAAGGTAAGGTCTCCTCTTGCTCGTTACATCTACTGCAGCTCATTTTCTTGTTCTTGGCGTCACAGGTGGAGTGCTGCACTGcttctgctgcctttgcttgaGCAATTCCTTGTGCAGAGGGGTTCAGTAACTCCACGATTCCTCTTCTCCGTTCTCGGGTTACATGAAACCACTCCTGTGTGCATCGTGGAAAAATCATAGCTGCCTTTCTGAGTTCTCCTCGCTACTCCCTTGCGTGAAGTCGGCAGCTCTAACTGTCTGGGCCTGGTACCTTTTAATTGCTCACTGCTGGCCACCAGCTGCAAATTCCTCCAAATGGGGAAAAATGACTCTTTATCTCCTCAGTGGCCAGCCACACCCCACTTCAGAGACATGTGGTTTTGGAGCCGTCTTTTGCGTGATGACTTTCTTGTTCTCGTCACCACCGTGGAAGATCCCAGGACACCGAGCCCCGTTGTCTTACGTTTCTGGTGAGCCTCCGGGCTTTTTTGGCTTCAACAAACACGCAATCCAGCCCTGCGCGAGCAGAAACCTTGCCTGAGCCCGGAGGCTGGCTGGGTTCAGCCCTGCAGGGCCAGAGGAGTTCATCCTCTGGCTGCTTTCCCCCCGCCGTGCACACTCGTGTCTACGTCCCCGCGTGGAAGCCCTGcaccccatccctgcagccagTGCCGCGGCCGCTCCGCAGAGGGCCACCATGTGCTCCCCGCGACCGACCCCGGCCACGCAggggcccggccgggctcccTCCCAGCAGAGCCCCTGCCCCGGGAAGGGCCGACCCTGGTCCTCCTGCGCCTgggccccggcccccggggctccccgggctGCGGGCGGACCCGCCGGCCGAGCCCTCGGGGGGGGACAGCAGGGTCCCGGCCACCCttcccggggctgcccggggaccCAGGCAGCGGCACCGGCGGCCGCCGCCAtccggccctgcccgccgccccgccccgggcccggccctgcTCGGCCGCCTCCCTGCGGCcctgcccgctcccggcccggcctcctcctccgcctcctccgccccgccgccatgtggggccggcggcggcgcggggccgggcccagcGGCCGCGGCGCGGAGGAGCTGcgcgcccggcggcgggagcgAGAGGCAGgtccgcgccggggccggggccggggccggggcctgcccgggcggggcggggggggggcggaggcgCGGCAGGACGGGGCCGGGCCCTGGAGAGAGCTCTCGGGGTCGGGGCGGGTTTGTGGCCCCTCCCGTGGGTGGCGGGGCCGCTGGTGGGACCCCGCCGGCcgccagctctgccccacagcggCACCCAGACagagcccggccccgcgccccgtcTGGCCGCGCGTCCCGGGTGTTCGCGGTGGTGGGCATccgcgggctccccgcccgcTCGGGGAAGCGTCCTGCAGCCTCATTTTTAAATCCACGTGGCTTTTCTGCCCTGGATGCCCCGTTTCCTCGACCGCCTCCCTGCGGTTTGGGTTTTCCAAGGTCTCGCCTACCTAAAACCATCTTTGGGTCCCTCCCAGTGCGGCCACCCTGGTCCTCACGCCGCTGTCCTGCCTTCGTACCGGTTTGCCCAGCCGTGGCTGCATGCGTTGATGCATGGCCGTCCCCGCAGCCTGCGGCGTGCGAGGTCTAAGTGCAGTCACTGCCTCGTGCGTCCCTCCCAGCTCACGCGAGGAGGAACTGGCAGTTTCTCCCCGTGAAAAGGAATGAGGGTCTTCGGTGGGATGGAGAAGCGTCTTGACCTAGGCAGGTGGTGACGGTGACCAGTTCGATCACAGCTCTCAGGAAAGCCCGGCGGCAGGAGCAGCTGGTCAGCAAGCGGCTTCTGCGGGAGGACACCACAGCAGAGGAGGGTGGACAGGATGGAGCAGAGATCGTGCCAGACCCTCTCTCAGAGGATGAGGTGAAGAGCGTGATGTTCTCCATGGtgatgggggtccctggggtcttCCCAGCTTCTAGGCATGTGGAGGAGCCTGGGTGGGGATGGGTTTGGGAGTGTTTTCTGAGTCACTTCCAGACACAGTGAGAAACAGTAAGGTTCTTTGTGACCGTCTTTGTGCCCTGGGTTTCTTTGCCTCCAAGGATGAAATCTTAACCTTAGCACTGCTTGAAATTCACCCATTTTTTAATTTTCGAATAGGTTCTTGAGCTGCTCAGAGGCATGCAGAGGGGTTCAGAGGACAGGAAAAGATCACTCAGCCGCCTCCGCTGGGCTCTGCAGAACAAGGAGACTCAGCAGAAGTTTGTCAGGTCAGCCCAGGTCTGGCACTGCATGTCCAGAGCGGCCCTTTGTACCAGTCGTGTGGACGAGCTGGTGTGTGGCCGAGGGTGGGAAGGCAGGAGGTGACAGCACCCTTTGGGTTCCACCAGGCTGGATGGCAGCATCCGGACACTCATCGGGCTCTTCACCAGCAGCCTGGCTGACATGCAGATGGAGTCAGCCCGCTGTCTCCACGAGCTTTCCCACTCCAGTGACCCTGCTGTGGCTGAGGCATGTCTGCCAGTGACCTCCTATCTCCTCACCTACCTCTCAGGACACAGTGTTGAGTTCACGGTAAGATCCATGCTTACGTTTGCCAGGGCTCTCGCACCTGATAATCCTTTGGTAGCAGTTGGGTGTTGACCTCTTTCGGCCAGCCTTAGCCTAACATGGCTCACATAGGAGTGCTGGTGGGAAGGGGCCTTCTGgaagtctctagtccaaccttccCGTTGGAGCAGGACTGTCCCCGGTGCTAGCCCAGGGCAGGGAGGCTTTGTCTGGCCAAGTCTTGGAAATATGGAGACCCCCTTCACTGTGCCCCATCCCAACACCAAGAGGAGTTTGGTTCCATCGTGTTTGCACCTCTTTCCGGGTAGCTGCAGGCTACTCTTAAATGCTCTCAAGCCTCATCCAGGCCAGGAAAATCCTCCTGCCACAGTGCAGGACGCCGTGGGTTGCCCCATTTGCAATGGGTTCCTCCTCTTCAGCCCCAAGCTCCGTTTGGGGCAGCAAGGACTGCAGGCTGTGGCAGTTAGACTCCATCATCAGACACAGGCTGGGCCTGGACAGGAGGTACCTTGGCGTCTGTTTGGTGGGTAAAGCAGAAATACTAGATGGGGGTCAGTTTAGGTGTTTTAAAAGATCttggaaaagtgaaagaaatgagCAGCTGCAGGTTGGGAGGCAGGGACAGCTACTTTGTCAGCTTACCTTCACGCAACAAGTAGGCAGGCTGTTGTCCAGGTCGGGAGGAAGAGCAGAGTGCCTCTGCCTCCCGGCTGTGCAGTTTGATCCGGGCGAAGGAGCGAACAGTTGGAGTAGCTCTGGGATGCCCGTGTGTTTTGGCGGCTGCCGAGCAGTGCGCCTCGTGCAGCGTGCTGAGCTCCTTTGAGAAGCAGACAGGATCAGAGCTGAGGAACAAGATGGGGAACAACCCCAAGGTGATGATCACATTTTAATGCAGCACATGGGCAGTCTCCAGAAGAATACTGCGGAATTAGAGGGGTCTCAGGGAAATGTCATAGCAATAATTAGAAGCCCGAAAAGCCTCCAAAGTAGAAGTGATCAGATCCCAACCTGAGCCAGATAGAAAAAGGATAAATTGAAGTTGATACAGCTGGGAATGGGGTAGCTGGAGAGTTCGGCAGTATCATTCTATGTTTACCCCTCTAAAGACAGCTTCAGGGGGAGTGTGTGCCCTAGTCCCGGGGTGCAGGGACCTGGGGGCCTTGCTGGCTGCCCAAGCTGGCCAGGGTCCCGCTGCGGCGTGCGGAGGGGGTGACCTGCTCTCTCGGGCATGTTTCAGGAGCTGTGTTTGTACACGCTGGGGAACCTGGTAGTAGAAAGTGAAGCTGTGAGGAAGCAGCTTCTGCCTCAGGGCATCATTCCAGCGCTGGCATCCTGCATCCAGGTGGGTGAAATAGCTCAGCCACACtctttccctgccctgccccagaaAGACGCCTTTTCTTATGCCCTTTAGACGCTGGCTGACAGTACTGAGTTACCAGCCCTCCTTCCAGCTGTGGCCACGGGCAGAGACCCCTCTGCAGAGGGCTGCTCCCTTGTGGGTGAGGATCTCTCATGGGCTCTCCTGCAC encodes:
- the CD14 gene encoding monocyte differentiation antigen CD14, whose amino-acid sequence is MNVAVLLLLGLRLLEAEGRCFFNRTEKHCVCYNLSQESLSSIIQCLPASVVEFWGGELERYVAFPINDLDPSTIEMVGSLDIRKIIFGGLLVPEILLARVLKFFSYTHVQELVFESCIFEGRGNWAEMAGQGLPVLSLRFHNVTSAPLTGREQDFSSLSGWLETLQELAVTGSRVTSLPCGIGRVFRALRSLDVAQNSLGDESLMPAFCEGAFPQLQELSLQRNNLTSYHSVCESMQLLRELQHLDLSQNKLMADPSSSCQWPVALRIFNLSDTGLDEVLTPLPPSLEVLDMSCNHLHAVDISLSSLKKLFLSQNVLQAAPSMRNYPTLDTLHLDNNSIAELPWDEVKLLGHLRDVTAAGNPYNCSCSGAGGVQALAGLVHLGQGWPQDYRCHSPPRYQGRLVKDVPVSVLQCNSAAVIAPVCIALTLLGVAGAVCLLRSRPRLLRPCLRV